A genomic region of Paramormyrops kingsleyae isolate MSU_618 chromosome 19, PKINGS_0.4, whole genome shotgun sequence contains the following coding sequences:
- the hbs1l gene encoding HBS1-like protein isoform X6: MKPGLRRSTASQRESQVGEKAPRRLADCFQESLGRAREPLGSQLDAEVLPKVARMTVSGKKQTMGFDVPNPEDTGAPGSLVSKGMAAEDSPGLVYPDTPVKTAPPSASAAGEEPTVPTPSKTPGKAKQQLNVKAELEKRQGGKPLLNLVVIGHVDAGKSTLMGHLLYLLGNVNKRTMHKYEQESKKAGKASFAYAWVLDETGEERDRGVTMDVGMTKFETPTKVITLMDAPGHKDFIPNMITGAAQADVALLVVDASRGEFEAGFEAGGQTREHGLLVRSLGVTQLAVAINKMDQVTWQQERFQEIVTKLGHFLKQAGFKDSDVSYIPTSGLSGENMSVRSTLPQLTAWYQGPCLLEQIDAFRPPPRCVEKPFRLCVSDVFKDQGSGFCVTGKVEAGYVQAGDRVLVMPPNETCTIKGIALHEEPIEWAAAGDHVSLTVTGMDIIKINVGCVFCDLKEPIRACSRFRARILLFNIEVPITQGFPVLLHYQTVSEPATIRKLVSVLHKSSGEVLKKKPKCLNKGQNAIVEIQTQRPVALELYKDFKELGRFMLRYVGSTIAAGVVTEIKE; encoded by the exons GTAGAGCACGAGAGCCCCTGGGAAGCCAGCTGGATGCTGAGGTGCTCCCCAAAGTGGCCCGCATGACCGTGTCCGGCAAAAAGCAAACCATGGGCTTTGACGTCCCAAA CCCTGAGGACACTGGTGCCCCGGGGTCATTGGTAAGCAAGGGCATGGCGGCTGAGGACAGCCCTGGGTTGGTGTACCCCGACACCCCGGTTAAGACGGCACCCCCCTCGGCTTCAGCGGCGGGCGAGGAGCCCACTGTGCCCACGCCCAGCAAGACCCCTGGCAAGGCCAAGCAGCAGTTGAACGTGAAGGCGGAGCTGGAGAAGCGCCAGGGCGGGAAGCCGCTGCTCAACCTGGTTGTCATTG GTCATGTGGACGCGGGCAAGAGCACTCTGATGGGCCACCTGCTGTACCTCTTGGGCAATGTCAACAAGCGAACCATGCACAAGTACGAGCAGGAGTCCAAAAAGGCCGGGAAGGCCTCATTCGCCTATGCCTGGGTCCTGGACGAGAcgggggaagagagagacag GGGCGTGACCATGGATGTGGGCATGACTAAGTTTGAAACCCCGACGAAGGTGATCACGCTCATGGACGCCCCCGGCCACAAGGACTTCATTCCCAATATGATCACTGGAGCAGCGCAG GCGGATGTGGCGCTTCTGGTGGTGGACGCCAGCCGTGGGGAGTTCGAGGCTGGCTTTGAAGCGGGCGGCCAGACACGGGAGCACGGCCTGTTGGTGCGCTCGCTCGGAGTCACCCAGCTGGCCGTGGCTATCAATAAGATGGACCAG GTGACCTGGCAGCAAGAACGCTTCCAGGAGATTGTTACCAAGCTTGGGCACTTCCTGAAGCAGGCGGGCTTCAAG GACTCGGACGTGTCCTACATCCCCACCAGTGGCCTGTCTGGGGAGAACATGTCTGTGAGGAGCACACTGCCCCAGCTCACGGCCTGGTACCAGGGGCCCTGCCTTCTGGAGCAGATCG ATGCCTTCCGGCCGCCCCCACGCTGCGTGGAAAAGCCTTTCCGGCTCTGCGTCTCGGACGTTTTCAAAG ATCAGGGCTCCGGCTTCTGCGTCACCGGCAAGGTGGAGGCTGGCTACGTCCAGGCTGGTGACCGTGTGTTGGTGATGCCTCCCAACGAGACCTGCACCATCAAGG GTATTGCTCTGCATGAGGAGCCAATCGAATGGGCGGCCGCCGGGGATCATGTCAGCCTTACCGTGACTGGCATGGATATCAtcaaaatcaa TGTGGGCTGTGTCTTCTGTGACCTCAAGGAGCCGATCAGAGCCTGCTCCCGATTCCGGGCCAGAATCCTGCTCTTCAATATTGAGGTCCCCATTACCCAAGGGTTTCCA GTGTTACTGCACTACCAGACGGTCAGTGAGCCGGCTACTATCAGGAAACTTGTGAGCGTCCTTCACAAAAGCAGTGGGGAAGTACTCAAGAAGAAACCAAA ATGCCTTAACAAGGGGCAGAATGCTATAGTGGAGATACAGACCCAGAGACCTGTGGCACTTGAGCTCTACAAGGACTTCAAGGAACTGGGTCGCTTCATGCTGCGCTACGTTGGGTCCACAATAGCTGCAGGGGTTGTGACCGAG ATCAAAGAGTGA
- the hbs1l gene encoding HBS1-like protein isoform X7 has translation MTVSGKKQTMGFDVPNPEDTGAPGSLVSKGMAAEDSPGLVYPDTPVKTAPPSASAAGEEPTVPTPSKTPGKAKQQLNVKAELEKRQGGKPLLNLVVIGHVDAGKSTLMGHLLYLLGNVNKRTMHKYEQESKKAGKASFAYAWVLDETGEERDRGVTMDVGMTKFETPTKVITLMDAPGHKDFIPNMITGAAQADVALLVVDASRGEFEAGFEAGGQTREHGLLVRSLGVTQLAVAINKMDQVTWQQERFQEIVTKLGHFLKQAGFKDSDVSYIPTSGLSGENMSVRSTLPQLTAWYQGPCLLEQIDAFRPPPRCVEKPFRLCVSDVFKDQGSGFCVTGKVEAGYVQAGDRVLVMPPNETCTIKGIALHEEPIEWAAAGDHVSLTVTGMDIIKINVGCVFCDLKEPIRACSRFRARILLFNIEVPITQGFPVLLHYQTVSEPATIRKLVSVLHKSSGEVLKKKPKCLNKGQNAIVEIQTQRPVALELYKDFKELGRFMLRYVGSTIAAGVVTEIKE, from the exons ATGACCGTGTCCGGCAAAAAGCAAACCATGGGCTTTGACGTCCCAAA CCCTGAGGACACTGGTGCCCCGGGGTCATTGGTAAGCAAGGGCATGGCGGCTGAGGACAGCCCTGGGTTGGTGTACCCCGACACCCCGGTTAAGACGGCACCCCCCTCGGCTTCAGCGGCGGGCGAGGAGCCCACTGTGCCCACGCCCAGCAAGACCCCTGGCAAGGCCAAGCAGCAGTTGAACGTGAAGGCGGAGCTGGAGAAGCGCCAGGGCGGGAAGCCGCTGCTCAACCTGGTTGTCATTG GTCATGTGGACGCGGGCAAGAGCACTCTGATGGGCCACCTGCTGTACCTCTTGGGCAATGTCAACAAGCGAACCATGCACAAGTACGAGCAGGAGTCCAAAAAGGCCGGGAAGGCCTCATTCGCCTATGCCTGGGTCCTGGACGAGAcgggggaagagagagacag GGGCGTGACCATGGATGTGGGCATGACTAAGTTTGAAACCCCGACGAAGGTGATCACGCTCATGGACGCCCCCGGCCACAAGGACTTCATTCCCAATATGATCACTGGAGCAGCGCAG GCGGATGTGGCGCTTCTGGTGGTGGACGCCAGCCGTGGGGAGTTCGAGGCTGGCTTTGAAGCGGGCGGCCAGACACGGGAGCACGGCCTGTTGGTGCGCTCGCTCGGAGTCACCCAGCTGGCCGTGGCTATCAATAAGATGGACCAG GTGACCTGGCAGCAAGAACGCTTCCAGGAGATTGTTACCAAGCTTGGGCACTTCCTGAAGCAGGCGGGCTTCAAG GACTCGGACGTGTCCTACATCCCCACCAGTGGCCTGTCTGGGGAGAACATGTCTGTGAGGAGCACACTGCCCCAGCTCACGGCCTGGTACCAGGGGCCCTGCCTTCTGGAGCAGATCG ATGCCTTCCGGCCGCCCCCACGCTGCGTGGAAAAGCCTTTCCGGCTCTGCGTCTCGGACGTTTTCAAAG ATCAGGGCTCCGGCTTCTGCGTCACCGGCAAGGTGGAGGCTGGCTACGTCCAGGCTGGTGACCGTGTGTTGGTGATGCCTCCCAACGAGACCTGCACCATCAAGG GTATTGCTCTGCATGAGGAGCCAATCGAATGGGCGGCCGCCGGGGATCATGTCAGCCTTACCGTGACTGGCATGGATATCAtcaaaatcaa TGTGGGCTGTGTCTTCTGTGACCTCAAGGAGCCGATCAGAGCCTGCTCCCGATTCCGGGCCAGAATCCTGCTCTTCAATATTGAGGTCCCCATTACCCAAGGGTTTCCA GTGTTACTGCACTACCAGACGGTCAGTGAGCCGGCTACTATCAGGAAACTTGTGAGCGTCCTTCACAAAAGCAGTGGGGAAGTACTCAAGAAGAAACCAAA ATGCCTTAACAAGGGGCAGAATGCTATAGTGGAGATACAGACCCAGAGACCTGTGGCACTTGAGCTCTACAAGGACTTCAAGGAACTGGGTCGCTTCATGCTGCGCTACGTTGGGTCCACAATAGCTGCAGGGGTTGTGACCGAG ATCAAAGAGTGA
- the aldh8a1 gene encoding 2-aminomuconic semialdehyde dehydrogenase isoform X2, translating to MSMLKPGLKRVELAVTAATEAFPAWAARSPSDRAQVLHKLADLIEAHLEEFAQAESRDQGKTITLARTVDIPRSVYNFRFFATSVLHHTTECSQQDHLSCITYTIRSPVGVAGLISPWNLPLYLLTWKIAPAIAAGNTVVAKPSEMTSVTAWMMCKLLEEAGMPPGVVNIVFGTGPGAGDALVSHPEVPLISFTGSTATAQIITERSAPFCKRLSLELGGKNPAIIFHDADLEECIQTTVRSSFSNQGEICLCTSRIFVERSLYPEFLKRFVAATRLWKTGAPCDSGNNNGALISREHLEKVRSYVKLAVSEGAQVHCGEGVDMLELPDRHRGGYFMAPTVLTGVEDASRCMQEEIFGPVTCIAPFDGEEEVIGRANGVRYGLAAVVWSRDVSRVHRVTRRLQAGLVWSNCWLIRDLNMPFGGMKCSGVGREGGRDSYHFFTEVKTITVKH from the exons ATGAGCATGCTGAAACCTGGTCTTAAGAGG GTGGAGCTGGCTGTTACAGCTGCCACGGAGGCTTTCCCAGCCTGGGCTGCACGGAGCCCCTCGGACAGGGCGCAGGTTCTCCACAAGCTTGCGGATCTCATCGAAGCCCACCTGGAGGAATTTGCACAGGCTGAATCCAGAGACCAAG GGAAGACAATCACCCTCGCCCGCACCGTTGACATCCCGAGGTCGGTGTACAACTTCCGCTTCTTCGCGACGTCCGTCCTTCACCACACCACTGAATGCAGCCAGCAGGACCACCTCAGCTGCATCACCTACACCATCCGCAGCCCTGTGGGCGTAG CTGGTCTCATCAGTCCCTGGAACCTGCCGCTCTACCTGCTCACTTGGAAAATTGCCCCCGCCATCGCCGCGGGCAACACCGTGGTGGCCAAACCCAGCGAGATGACCTCCGTCACAGCCTGGATGATGTGTAAGCTCCTGGAAGAGGCAG GCATGCCCCCTGGGGTGGTGAACATCGTGTTTGGGACCGGCCCTGGGGCGGGGGATGCTCTGGTATCCCATCCGGAGGTGCCCCTTATCTCTTTCACTGGGAGCACGGCCACAGCCCAGATCATCACCGAGCGCAGCGCCCCCTTCTGTAAGAGGCTGTCCCTCGAGCTGGGCGGGAAAAACCCTGCCATCATCTTCCATGATGCCGACCTGGAGGAGTGCATCCAAACAACAGTCCGGTCCAGCTTCTCCAACCAG GGGGAGATCTGCCTCTGTACCAGCAGGATCTTTGTGGAAAGGAGCCTCTACCCAGAGTTCTTGAAGCGGTTTGTGGCTGCCACTCGACTGTGGAAGACGGGGGCGCCCTGTGACAGCGGCAACAACAATGGAGCCCTGATCAGCAGAGAGCATTTAGAAAAG GTGAGGAGCTACGTGAAGCTGGCTGTGTCGGAGGGAGCCCAGGTGCATTGTGGGGAGGGCGTCGACATGCTGGAGCTGCCCGATCGCCACAGGGGCGGCTACTTCATGGCACCGACGGTGCTCACCGGCGTGGAGGACGCCTCGCGCTGCATGCAGGAGGAGATCTTCGGCCCCGTGACCTGCATCGCGCCCTTCGACGGCGAGGAGGAGGTTATTGGACGTGCCAATGGCGTCCGCTATGGCCTGGCGGCTGTGGTGTGGTCGCGTGACGTATCGCGGGTGCATCGCGTGACGCGGCGCCTTCAGGCCGGCCTGGTGTGGAGTAACTGCTGGCTGATACGGGACCTCAACATGCCTTTTGGAGGCATGAAGTGTTCCGGCGTGGGCCGCGAGGGCGGCCGCGACTCTTACCATTTCTTCACCGAGGTGAAGACCATCACGGTCAAGCACTGA
- the aldh8a1 gene encoding 2-aminomuconic semialdehyde dehydrogenase isoform X1 has product MPKTADHRTHLVLENYIGGKFVPFSRHIDSYDPSTGEVYCKVPDSGKEEVELAVTAATEAFPAWAARSPSDRAQVLHKLADLIEAHLEEFAQAESRDQGKTITLARTVDIPRSVYNFRFFATSVLHHTTECSQQDHLSCITYTIRSPVGVAGLISPWNLPLYLLTWKIAPAIAAGNTVVAKPSEMTSVTAWMMCKLLEEAGMPPGVVNIVFGTGPGAGDALVSHPEVPLISFTGSTATAQIITERSAPFCKRLSLELGGKNPAIIFHDADLEECIQTTVRSSFSNQGEICLCTSRIFVERSLYPEFLKRFVAATRLWKTGAPCDSGNNNGALISREHLEKVRSYVKLAVSEGAQVHCGEGVDMLELPDRHRGGYFMAPTVLTGVEDASRCMQEEIFGPVTCIAPFDGEEEVIGRANGVRYGLAAVVWSRDVSRVHRVTRRLQAGLVWSNCWLIRDLNMPFGGMKCSGVGREGGRDSYHFFTEVKTITVKH; this is encoded by the exons ATGCCCAAAACAGCAGACCACAGGACTCATTTGGTTCTGGAGAATTACATAGGGGGCAAATTCGTGCCGTTCTCCAGACATATAGATTCATATGACCCATCCACGGGGGAAGTGTATTGCAAAGTGCCGGACAGTGGCAAGGAGGAG GTGGAGCTGGCTGTTACAGCTGCCACGGAGGCTTTCCCAGCCTGGGCTGCACGGAGCCCCTCGGACAGGGCGCAGGTTCTCCACAAGCTTGCGGATCTCATCGAAGCCCACCTGGAGGAATTTGCACAGGCTGAATCCAGAGACCAAG GGAAGACAATCACCCTCGCCCGCACCGTTGACATCCCGAGGTCGGTGTACAACTTCCGCTTCTTCGCGACGTCCGTCCTTCACCACACCACTGAATGCAGCCAGCAGGACCACCTCAGCTGCATCACCTACACCATCCGCAGCCCTGTGGGCGTAG CTGGTCTCATCAGTCCCTGGAACCTGCCGCTCTACCTGCTCACTTGGAAAATTGCCCCCGCCATCGCCGCGGGCAACACCGTGGTGGCCAAACCCAGCGAGATGACCTCCGTCACAGCCTGGATGATGTGTAAGCTCCTGGAAGAGGCAG GCATGCCCCCTGGGGTGGTGAACATCGTGTTTGGGACCGGCCCTGGGGCGGGGGATGCTCTGGTATCCCATCCGGAGGTGCCCCTTATCTCTTTCACTGGGAGCACGGCCACAGCCCAGATCATCACCGAGCGCAGCGCCCCCTTCTGTAAGAGGCTGTCCCTCGAGCTGGGCGGGAAAAACCCTGCCATCATCTTCCATGATGCCGACCTGGAGGAGTGCATCCAAACAACAGTCCGGTCCAGCTTCTCCAACCAG GGGGAGATCTGCCTCTGTACCAGCAGGATCTTTGTGGAAAGGAGCCTCTACCCAGAGTTCTTGAAGCGGTTTGTGGCTGCCACTCGACTGTGGAAGACGGGGGCGCCCTGTGACAGCGGCAACAACAATGGAGCCCTGATCAGCAGAGAGCATTTAGAAAAG GTGAGGAGCTACGTGAAGCTGGCTGTGTCGGAGGGAGCCCAGGTGCATTGTGGGGAGGGCGTCGACATGCTGGAGCTGCCCGATCGCCACAGGGGCGGCTACTTCATGGCACCGACGGTGCTCACCGGCGTGGAGGACGCCTCGCGCTGCATGCAGGAGGAGATCTTCGGCCCCGTGACCTGCATCGCGCCCTTCGACGGCGAGGAGGAGGTTATTGGACGTGCCAATGGCGTCCGCTATGGCCTGGCGGCTGTGGTGTGGTCGCGTGACGTATCGCGGGTGCATCGCGTGACGCGGCGCCTTCAGGCCGGCCTGGTGTGGAGTAACTGCTGGCTGATACGGGACCTCAACATGCCTTTTGGAGGCATGAAGTGTTCCGGCGTGGGCCGCGAGGGCGGCCGCGACTCTTACCATTTCTTCACCGAGGTGAAGACCATCACGGTCAAGCACTGA